From Mycolicibacterium nivoides, a single genomic window includes:
- a CDS encoding AMP-binding protein, with protein MGEASILTLLRERAGLQGDDNAATFIDYENNWEGSATSLTYSQLYRRACGVARELGSLGSPGDRALILAPQGLDYIVAFFGAMQAGRIAVPLAVPLGGVSDERVSSVLQDAAPTVILTTSAVAGVVAEYVRSDSASAPAIVEVDTLDFSAPARSGLQSESVTDTAYLQYTSGSTRRPAGVMMSHRNLLANYEQLTSGYFAEFNNVIPEGSTIVSWLPFYHDMGLYLGVCAPVLAGVPAVLMSPVAFLQRPARWMQMLATNGRTYTAAPNFAFELAVRKTSDDDMAGLDLSSVLAIITGSERVHPATLERFTQRFSRLNLGASVIRPSYGLAEATVYVATRESGEPPAIVRFESESLTAGTARRCRNGAGTPLVSYGIPVSPTIRIVDSETNTECPPGTVGEIWVHGDNVASGYWHRPQESESTFGASLVAPSAGTPEGPWLRTGDSGFMFDGELFVIGRIKDLLIVYGRNHSPDDIEATIQEISRSRCAAIAVPDGHTEKLVVIIEVRKRAESPETPADQLSAVKREVTSAIFNTHSLGVADLVLVPPGSIPITTSGKVRRAACVDQYRQGEFARLDA; from the coding sequence GTGGGAGAGGCATCCATTTTGACGCTGCTGCGGGAACGTGCCGGCCTGCAGGGCGACGACAACGCGGCGACATTTATTGACTACGAAAATAATTGGGAGGGCTCGGCAACGAGCCTGACGTACTCGCAGCTGTATCGGCGCGCGTGTGGCGTCGCGCGAGAACTCGGCAGCCTCGGCTCGCCGGGTGATCGTGCACTCATCCTTGCGCCGCAGGGGCTGGATTACATCGTCGCCTTCTTCGGCGCGATGCAGGCGGGGCGAATCGCCGTTCCGCTGGCGGTTCCGCTCGGTGGCGTCAGCGATGAGCGGGTCAGCTCGGTGCTGCAGGACGCGGCGCCGACGGTCATTCTCACCACCTCGGCGGTCGCCGGCGTAGTGGCCGAGTATGTGAGATCGGATTCCGCATCGGCTCCGGCGATCGTCGAGGTCGACACGTTGGATTTCAGTGCCCCGGCACGCAGTGGGTTGCAGAGCGAAAGTGTCACGGACACGGCCTATTTGCAGTACACATCCGGGTCGACTCGCCGGCCCGCCGGGGTGATGATGTCGCACCGGAACCTGCTGGCCAACTACGAACAGTTGACGTCGGGCTACTTCGCGGAATTCAACAATGTCATCCCGGAAGGCTCCACCATCGTCTCGTGGCTGCCCTTCTATCACGACATGGGCTTGTATCTGGGAGTATGCGCACCGGTGCTCGCCGGGGTCCCGGCCGTGCTGATGAGTCCGGTGGCGTTCCTGCAACGGCCCGCCCGGTGGATGCAGATGCTGGCCACGAACGGTCGCACCTACACCGCCGCACCGAACTTCGCGTTCGAACTGGCGGTGCGCAAGACGTCGGACGATGACATGGCCGGCCTCGACCTGTCGAGTGTGCTCGCCATCATCACCGGCAGCGAACGAGTGCACCCGGCGACGCTTGAGCGCTTCACCCAGCGCTTCTCCCGGCTGAATCTGGGCGCGTCGGTGATACGGCCGTCTTACGGTCTCGCCGAAGCCACGGTGTACGTCGCGACCCGCGAATCTGGGGAACCGCCGGCGATCGTGCGCTTCGAATCGGAGTCGCTGACCGCGGGCACCGCGCGGCGCTGCCGCAACGGCGCAGGTACACCGCTGGTCAGCTACGGCATCCCGGTCTCGCCGACGATCCGGATCGTCGATTCCGAGACGAATACCGAGTGTCCGCCCGGCACCGTAGGGGAGATCTGGGTGCACGGGGACAACGTCGCAAGCGGCTACTGGCACAGACCGCAGGAGTCCGAATCAACCTTCGGTGCCAGCCTCGTCGCTCCGTCGGCAGGCACGCCCGAGGGGCCGTGGTTGCGCACCGGGGACTCAGGATTCATGTTCGACGGCGAGCTGTTCGTCATCGGTCGCATCAAGGACCTGCTGATCGTCTACGGGCGTAACCACTCTCCCGACGACATCGAGGCGACGATCCAGGAGATCAGCCGGAGCCGGTGTGCGGCCATTGCGGTGCCGGACGGCCATACCGAGAAGCTCGTCGTCATCATCGAAGTCAGGAAGCGGGCCGAGTCGCCCGAGACGCCCGCGGACCAGCTTTCCGCGGTCAAGCGTGAAGTGACCTCGGCGATCTTCAACACGCACAGCCTGGGTGTCGCGGATCTGGTTCTGGTGCCGCCTGGTTCGATTCCGATCACGACGAGCGGCAAGGTCCGGCGTGCGGCGTGCGTCGATCAGTACCGGCAGGGCGAGTTCGCCCGCCTGGACGCATAG
- a CDS encoding alpha/beta fold hydrolase: protein MNLAYEDRGDGEPVLFIAGQGGVGRTWDLYQVPAFRAAGYRVITFDNRGVGATADADGFTSATMVADTAQLLERLEIAPVRVVAVSMGSYIAQELMLSRPGLVSQAALMATRGRHDLTREFFRTAERDLARADVQLPATYEAKLRLLENFSPKTLNNEAAVRDWIDTFTRWPAKLTPGVRAQYGVAPQNDRRAAYRTITTPVLVIGFADDLVMPPHLGAEVADALPHGRYLEIADAGHLGFLERPNAVNSAILNFFAKSNNGNSAP from the coding sequence GTGAACCTGGCCTACGAAGACCGTGGAGACGGTGAGCCTGTTCTGTTCATCGCCGGGCAGGGCGGCGTCGGACGCACCTGGGATCTCTATCAGGTTCCGGCATTTCGCGCCGCCGGCTACCGGGTCATCACGTTCGACAACAGGGGTGTCGGCGCTACGGCGGATGCCGACGGCTTCACGTCGGCAACGATGGTGGCCGACACGGCGCAGTTGCTCGAGCGACTCGAAATCGCACCGGTCCGGGTGGTGGCGGTCTCGATGGGCTCATATATCGCACAGGAACTGATGCTGTCCCGGCCCGGGTTGGTGAGCCAGGCCGCTCTCATGGCCACCCGGGGGCGCCACGATCTGACGCGCGAGTTCTTCCGTACCGCCGAACGTGACCTCGCCAGGGCCGATGTCCAGTTGCCCGCCACATATGAGGCGAAACTGCGCCTACTGGAGAACTTTTCACCGAAGACCTTGAACAACGAGGCTGCCGTCCGGGACTGGATCGACACTTTCACCAGGTGGCCCGCGAAGCTGACACCGGGGGTCCGCGCTCAGTATGGCGTGGCCCCGCAGAACGACCGCCGGGCCGCCTACCGGACGATCACCACACCGGTTCTCGTGATCGGATTCGCCGATGACCTGGTGATGCCGCCGCATCTCGGAGCGGAGGTGGCGGATGCGCTGCCGCACGGGCGCTATCTCGAGATCGCTGACGCCGGGCACCTCGGCTTTCTGGAACGGCCAAATGCGGTGAACTCGGCAATCTTGAATTTCTTTGCAAAGTCAAACAATGGTAATTCCGCGCCGTGA
- a CDS encoding MmpS family protein yields MKRLWIPLLVLVVLGAGGFTVMRLHGVFGSQTRPAYADTELEKRKPYDPKQLVYEVFGPPGTVANISYFDVDAEPRFVEGASLPWSLKFPMTEATAMVNVIAQGDSNRIGCRIIVDDEVKSEKVETGESAFTYCLLKAA; encoded by the coding sequence TTGAAGCGGTTATGGATTCCGCTACTGGTATTGGTCGTCCTCGGTGCCGGAGGCTTCACCGTCATGCGGTTGCACGGCGTGTTCGGCTCCCAGACCCGCCCCGCGTACGCCGACACCGAGCTCGAGAAACGTAAGCCGTACGACCCCAAACAACTGGTGTACGAGGTGTTCGGGCCGCCTGGGACGGTGGCCAACATCAGTTATTTCGACGTCGATGCAGAGCCGCGGTTTGTCGAAGGGGCGAGCCTGCCATGGTCGTTGAAGTTCCCGATGACCGAGGCCACGGCCATGGTCAACGTCATTGCGCAGGGCGACAGCAACAGAATCGGCTGCCGCATCATCGTGGATGACGAGGTCAAGTCGGAAAAGGTGGAGACCGGGGAAAGCGCGTTCACCTATTGCCTTCTGAAGGCAGCATGA